GGCCATCCCGCGGGTGGCGACCGGCGCCTATCAGATGGGCTTCGGTGACATCAATTCGGTGATCAAGTTCCTCGATGAGGATCCGACCCAGAAGGTCAAGGCCATCATGATGGTCTATGAGAAGCCGGTTTTTGCCGTCGTCGGTCGCAAGTCGCTTGGCGTGACCGAAGACCCGAAGTCGCTGGAAGGCAAGAAGCTCGGCGCCCCGCCGCCGGATGGCGCCTTTGCCCAGTGGCCGGCTTTCAAGCAGGCTGCCGGCATCGATGACAGCGGCATCACCATCGAGAGCATCGGTTTCCCGGTGCGCGAGCCGATGCTCGCCAAGGGTGACGTCGATGCCGTCTTCGGTTTCGCCTTCTCGGTTATCCTGAACCTGAAGGCGCAGGGGATCGCGGCCGACGACATCGCCACCATCCTGATGGCCGACAACGGCTTGAACCTCTACGGCAACAGCGTCTTGGTGAATACCGACTTCGCCACCGAAAACCCCGAGGCCGTCAAGGGCTTCCTGAAGGCGCTGACGAAAGGCTTTGTCGACGCGGTCGCCAATCCGGAAGAGGGCGTGGCTGCCGTCCTGAAGCGCAACGAAACGCTCAATCCCGAGATCGAGAAGGAACGTCTTGATATGGCCAATGCCATGAACATCAAGACACCTTACGTGGTCGAAAACGGCATGGGCACCGTCGACATGGAGCGGCTCGCCGCCTCGATCGAGACGCTGAAGGTGTCGATGGGGCTGAAGGGCAATGTCACCGCCGAGCAGGTCTTCGACGCAAGCTTCCTGCCCGCCAAGGAAGAGCGGATGCTGCCGTAACGACCTCATCCTCCCCTTGAGGGGGAGGGTCGAACCCTTGGTTCGGGGTGGGGTGACCTCTCGCGAGACCACCCCACCCGCTGTTCGCAGCGGCCTCCCCCTCAAGGGGAGGTTGGGAAATCCCATTTTGACCGGAGCCCCAATGTCTCATCTCGTTTCCATCGACAATGTCGACATGCGCTATGGCGGCGCGGACGGCACGCTGGCCGTCTCCGGCCTGACGCTCAGGGTCGACAAGGGCGAATTCGCCGCCGTCGTCGGGCCCTCCGGTTGCGGCAAGTCGACCCTGATGAAGCTCGTGACGGGATTGCATATTCCCCAGTCCGGCGTCGTCATCGTCGCCGGCCAGCAGGTGACCAAACCGGTCTCGATCGTCGGCATGGCCTTCCAGAACCCGACCATGCTGCCCTGGCGCACGACGCTCGAAAACATCCTCCTGCCGCTCGAAATCGTCGAGCGGCATCGCCATCGCCTGCGGGCGAACAAGAAGGAATACATCGAGAAGGCGGAGAACCTGCTGGAGATCGTCGGCCTCAAGGGGGTCGGCTCGAAATTCCCCTGGCAGCTGTCGGGCGGCATGCAGCAGCGCGCCAATCTCTGCCGGGCGCTGATTCACGAGCCGGAACTCCTGATGCTCGACGAACCCTTCGGTGCGCTCGATGCCTTCACCCGCGAGGAGCTATGGTGCGTCATCCGCGATCTGCATGCAGCCCAGGGCGTGACGATCGTGCTGGTCACCCATGACCTGCGCGAGGCGGTTTTCCTGGCGGACCGGATCTTTGTGATGAGCGCAAGGCCCGGAAAGGTGGTGAAGGAACACACGGTGCCCTTCGCCCGGCCGCGCGACATCGAACTGACCTATGACAATGCCTTCAACGACATGGTGCATGTCCTGCATGGCGAGATCGCGAAGGCGAGGGTGGTGGCATGAGCGTGACAATCGAAACGGCCCCGACCCGGCCGGTGGTGAAGCCGCTGATGCAGCGGATCAACTGGGTGCGCGCCGCCCCCCTTCTCTACACGCTCGGTCTCTTCATCGTCTGGGAGCTCTCCGTCATCGTCTTTGCCCTGCCGCAGACGCTGCTGCCGGCGCCGACGCGTGTCTTCGAGGCGATCATCCAATACTGGTCGCCGATCTGGAAGAATTCGCTGCAGACGCTTTACACCACGACGCTCGGCTTCCTGATCGCTGTCGTGGCAGGCCTGGGTCTCGGCCTCTTCATCGGCTGGTCGAAGACCATCTATGCCGGGCTCTATCCCCTGATGATCGGCTTCAACGCCATTCCCAAGGTGGCGCTCGTCCCGATCCTCGTCATCTGGTTCGGCATCGGTACCGTGCCGGCGGTTCTGACCGCCTTCCTGATTTCCTTCTTCCCGATCGTCGTCAACGTCGCGACGGGCCTCGCCACGATCGAGCCGGAGACCGAGGATGTGCTCAGGGCATTGGGCGCGCGAAAGATGGACATCATGCTGAAGGTCGGCATACCCCGCTCCATGCCCTATTTCTTCGGCTCGCTGAAGATCGCGATCACACTCGCTTTCGTCGGCTCCGTCGTCTCCGAGACGGTCGCCTCCAACTATGGCCTCGGCAACATGATGAGCTCGGCCCAGAGCCAGTTCAACGTGCCACTGGTCTTTGCCGGCCTCTTGATGCTCGCGGTCGAGGGTATCGCCATGTATGCGCTGATGGCCTTCATCGAGAAGCGCATGACCGGCTGGGCGCACCGTTCGACCATGGCGAACTGATGCCCTGGCCGGCGGGGCGGAGCGGGAAACCCGCGTTCAGCCCTTTGCCTTGAGCGTGAAGGGCAGCTCGAACGGGGTGGAGCGCTCGGCGATCACGTCGTTGATGGTATAGCGCAGGACATAGCCGCCGGGCTTGGCGCCTGCGACGTCGAGGGTGAGGTGGGTATAGACCTCGACCGCATCCGAGTGGCTGGTGAAGGTGAAATTGCCAAACTCCTTCTGCAGCGCCAGTGTCTTGCCTTCGTCGTTGGTCAGTTCGAGGTCGACGGTGAAGTGCGACTGGCGCTGATTGTCCGGTGCCGGTTTCCATTTGAGGCCGGTCACTTCCACATAGGTGATCAGCTTTTCGCCGGTCATGAAGACCGGTTCCGCCTTCGCGGCGTAGGCGCGGTAGGCTTTCGGCACGTCACTGACGAAGAGTGCCCGGGGAACCGTGGGCGGCAGTGTCTGCGAGAAGGCCGCAAGGCCTGAGCGCATGGCCTCGAAGGCGCCGCGCGCGTCGTTCTGCGCCGCCAGCCGCTCCGCCTCGATCGCTGCGTCGAGAAGCGGGCCTGCCGAGGCCGTGGAGGCGACGAGCCATGCGCCGAGAGCGGCGGCGGTGAAGGAACGGATGGGGCCGGGGTATTTCAGGGGCACGTGATTCTCCCGCGTTGCGATGGCGCGAGTGTGGAAAGAACCAGCACGACGCGTCAAGCGCTGCCTCCGCTTGCCGGGATCACGTTGACCTGATCCTTACGAGCGCCAGAAGATCGGGACGAGCAGGACCATGACGGTCAGCACTTCCAGACGGCCGAGCAGCATGGCGAGCGACAGGATGTAGAGTTCCGGATCGGCCATCATGGCGAAGTTGCCCGCGGGGCCGATCAGGGGTCCGATGCCGGGGCCGACATTCGAGAGCGCCGTGATCACGGCCGAAGAGGCGGTGGCGAATTCATATCCGGCAAGCGCCATGGCGAGGCTTCCGACAACCCAGATGAAGGTATAGGCGCTGAAGAAGAGGAAGACGGCCCTTTGGGTGTCTGCATCGACGATCTGGTGGCCGTAGCGCACGGAATAGACCGCGTTCGGATAGATGAGCTTCTTCATGCCGGTCAGGATGATGTTGAACAGGATCACGAAGCGGTAGGCCTTGATGCCGCCGGCGGTCGAACCCGAGCAGCCACCCATGAAGGTCGCGAAGAAGGCGGCTGCGACGGCAAAGGGCCCCCAGAGCGTATAGTCCTCGCTGGCATAGCCGGTGGTGGAGAGGATCGACGAGAAATTGAAGAAGGAATGTGACAGCGCCAGCGGCAGATCGACACCGTTGCGCAGGTGGTTGTAGAGCGCAGCAGCGATGGCAAAGGCGGCAAGATAGCCGAGGAAGACCAGGATCTGCGGATCGCGCAGCGCATCGAGGCGCCCCTTGATGAAAAACACGATCAGGATCGAGAAGGGCAGGCTGCAGACCGTCATGAAGAAGGTCGCGATCCAGCGCAGCGCGTAGCTGTTGAAATAGCCGAAGGACGCGTCATGGGTGGAGAAACCACCGGTCGCGATCGTGGTCAGGGCGTGATTGAGCGCGTCGAAATGGCTCATGCCGAATACGTCGTAGGCGATCATGCAGATGAGCGTGATCGCCACATAGATGGCGACAAAGGCTCGGGTGAAGGTCGCAATCCGCGCGAACGGCTTGTCGCCGATGTCGGAGGATTCCATCTTGAAGAACGAGACCCCTCCGACCCGCAGGAACGGCAAGACGAACAGCCCGAGCGCCACGATCCCGATGCCGCCTAGCCATTGCAGCAGCGAACGCCAGACGAGCAGACCGGGCGCCATGTCGTCAAGCCCGACGAGAACGGTGGACCCGGTCGTGGTGATGGCCGAGACCGATTCGAACAATGCCTGGGCGAAGGTGAGTTCGAGCTCCGAGAAGAAGATCGGAATGGCACCGATGAGCGAGAAGGTCGCCCAGAGCACATTCACCAGAAGGAAGCCCATGCGCTTGGAAAAGGCAGGCGGCGGACCCCGCGTCGCCATGGCCGCGGTGACCGACAGACCGCCCACCATGGCCGCAGAGACGGTGAAGACTGACCAGTGGGCATCGCCATAATAGAGGTCCACCATGGCCGGGATCAGCATGGCCGTGGAGAGGTAGAGCCCGCAAAGGGCCGCGATGTAGACGACGGAGCGGAGCAGATTGGTATTCAAGCAAGGTCTTCCGTCTGTTGCGGCGCAAAGAGGCTTTGTCTCCGCCCTATGTGTATGCCATAGCGGGGCTCGGTTCAAAATTCAACGGAGGCTGACGTGACCGCCAGTCAAGTCGACGAAGCGCTGGAGGCAATGCGCGGCCTCTTTCCCGAAACACCGCTGCAGCTCAACGACCATCTGAGCGCCCGTTACGGCGCCAATGTCTATCTGAAGCGCGAGGACCTGACGCCCGTCCGCTCCTACAAGATCCGTGGCGCCTTCAATTTCTTTCGCAAGATCGTTGCCGACAGCCCCTCCGGCACCACCTTCGTCTGCGCCTCCGCCGGCAATCACGCCCAGGGCTTTGCCTATGTCTGCCGCCATTTCGGCGTCGAGGGCGTGGTCTTCATGCCGGTGACCACGCCGCAGCAGAAGATCGACAAGACCCGCATCTTCGGCGGCGAATTCATCACCATCCGTCTGGTCGGCGACATCTTCGACCAGTGCTATGCGGCTGCCCGAGACCATGTCGAGGCCATCGGCGGCCACATGGTGCCGCCCTTCGACCATCCTGATATCATCGAGGGACAGGCGACCGTCGCCGCCGAGGTCATGCAGCAACTGCCCGATGGGGTCGCTCCCGATCTGGTGGTGATGCCGGTCGGTGGCGGCGGGCTCTCCTCGGGCATGACAGGCTACATGGCCGGACGCGTGTCGCCCGAGGCGATGATCTTTTGCGAACCGGCCGGGGCGCCCAGCCTGAAGAAGAGCCTCGAGGCCGGCAAGGTCGTGACGCTGCCCAAGGTCGACAATTTCGTCGATGGCGCCGCCGTTGCCCGCATCGGCGATCACAATTTCGAGGCGCTGAAGAGCTTCCGGCCGGATCAGGTGCTGATCGTGCCTGAAAATGCGATCTGCGTGACGATGACCGACATGCTCAATGTCGAGGGCGTGGTGCTGGAGCCGGCGGGCGCGCTGGCGCTGGCGGCCCTCGATCTGCTGCCCCGCGTGGCGCTGAGCGGCCGGACGATCGTCGCGGTCGTGTCGGGCGGCAATTTCGATTTCGAGCGCCTGCCCGACGTCAAGGAACGCGCCATGCGCTATGCGGGCCTCAAGAAATACTTCATCCTGCGCCTGCCGCAACGTCCCGGCGCGTTGCGCGATTTCCTCAACCTGCTCGGTCCTGAGGATGATATCGCCCGCTTCGAATATCTGAAGAAGTCGGCGCGAAATTTCGGCTCGATCCTGATCGGCATCGAGACCGGCAAGCGCGAGAATTTCGCAGCCCTGTTCGAGCGGTTCGATCAGGCAGGGCTGGGCTTCGAGGACATTACCGAAAACGAGATCCTTGCCAATCTGATCATCTGATGCCCTGCTGGCCGAGCCAGTCGAGAATTGTCCGGGCGATGGGTTCGGTGGTTTCGGGCGAATAGGTGTCGCCGGCGATCACGTGATTGTTGGCGTCGCCGGTCGGGCCGGGGTCGATCAAGTGGTGAGGGCCGCCCCAACGGGCGGCGACGGCCGCCGTCCGATCCGGCCGCACGACCTTGTCTTCAGGCGACTGGATGAAAAGTGCGGGAATGTGGATGGCCTCGACCGGGCTATGGGTCGCCAGACGCACCGACTGTGCCATCGGAATGAGTGCGGCGACCGGATAGTCGGTGGTCCAGTTATGGGCGTTGAGCGGGCTGACCGGCTCGAAGCTGCGTCGCTCGCCGAGCAGAAGCCGTGCCAGTCGCGTGCCAAAAGGCCCGCTCAGCAGGAAACTGCCGGAAGCCTGCACGCCGTAGTTTGGCGAGAGGAACACCGCGGCCGCCACCTGATCCGAAAGAGAAGGCCGGGCGAGCGCCCAGGTGACAAGCGAGGCGCCCGTCGATGTCGAGATGACCACGACCTGCTCGCCGAGAAGGCGCCCCACGGCCAGCGCCTCGCCGACATCGCCTGTCCAGTCCTCGATTGTCGCGAGGCCAAGCGCGTCGGGATCGTCGAGGCCGTGGCCGACCAGACGGGTGAAGAAGAGATTGGCGCCGAGCGCCTTTGCCACGAGATCGGGCAGGGGACGGACCTCGGCGGGGGAGGCGGAGAAGCCATGTACGTATATGATGCTGACCGGCGTTTTGCCGCGACGCGCGGGGTCGGCCCAGACGATCTGTTTGGCGAGGCCCTTGCGAATGACGCCCACCTTTCCCTCGTCTTCCGCGATCTGTGATTCCACCTCCTCGGGGGACGTGTCGGCAGCGGGTCGCGCCTTGCCCTCCAATGCAAGCGCCGGCGGCATTCGGTAGACGGCGATGAGTGTTGCGACCGCAACCGCGATGAACGCAAGCGTTATGCCCATGAAGCTCCGCATCTCCTTCTCCACGGTCGTGTTCGCTCGCCGCAGCGGAGCTTAGCACGCCGGTCACCGGCGGAAAGCCACCCGTCCGGCTCTTCCGCGTCGTTCCTCCCTGTGCTAGGGGAAACGCATGTCGATCCTGTCCAGCATCCTTTCTGTTTTCACCGGTGGCGCCTCGTCCGAGAGCCCTGCCAAGCCCATGGCCGAGCCGCAGACCTATAAGGACTGCGTCATTCACGCCGAACCCCTGCGCGAAGGCAGCCAGTATCGTCTTGCCGGCCGCATCGTGCAGACCGTGGATGGTCGCGTTCTCGAACGGAAGTTCATCCGCGCTGATGTCTTCACCTCGCTCGACGATGCGCTCGATTGCACCTTCCGCAAGGCGCATCAGATCATCGACCAGAACGGCCCGGCTCTGTTCGGTGACGGGGAAGAGTCGCGAATCGTCTGACGGTTGCCGAATTGATGCGAAGAATTCTTTCTTCGCAGTCACTGAAAAATAATGCTGCAGCGCAACACTGGGCCCGGGAAATTGCTCGGGTTTTCATGTGATTATTGCGTTACTGTCTGCCTTTTCGCCCCGCATTGGTCTGATCGCATCTGGCATCCTCCTCGGGATGGCGGGGACGCTTGTCGCCGCCGACGGGACTGCGGCCGCCCAGACGGCGAAGGCGTCCGCCGACCTTGCCTGGCTGATGGCCGCGGCCGGTATGGTGATGATGATGCAGATCGGTTTCCTGCTCCTGGAAGCCGGCATGGTTCGCTCCAAGAACTCGATCAACGTGGCCCAGAAGAACCTGCTGGATTTCGTTTTCGGCGTGATCGGTTTCGCCGCGATTGGCTTCATGTTGGCCTTTGGTACCTCCGGCACGCTGCCAGTCGGCTTCGACCTGGACTATTTCCTGCTCCAGGACCTCGACAGCTGGCTCGCAGGCTTCTTTGTCTTCCAGGTGATGTTCTGCGGCACGGCCGCGACCATCGTTTCCGGGGCAATTGCCGAGCGCATGACACTGTCGGCCTATGTTCTCGGTTCGATCGTGCTGTCGACCCTCATCTACCCGGTCTTCGTCCACTGGGCCTGGGGAACGGCAGTCGGCCCGAACTCCGGCGCCTTTCTCGCCAATCTCGGTTTTGTCGATTTCGCCGGCTCGACGGTCGTTCATGCCACAGGCGGTTGGGTTGCGCTCGCGGCCTGCCTGGTGATCGGCCCCAGACAAGGCCGCTTCGATGCCGAGGGCCGGCCGGTCCGGATCGCCGGCCATAACCCGGTACTGGCGACGACCGGCGGGCTGATCCTGTTTTTCGGCTGGATCGGATTTAATGGTGGCTCGACGCTCGCGGCCAGTGCCGATGTCGCTCCGATCATTCTCAACACGGTGCTTGCCGGTGGCATGGGCACCTGCGTCGGTTACGTCATCGGCACCAGGCAGGACGGGGTCGTTCTGCCGGAAAAGGCGCTGTGCGGCATGCTCGGCGCACTGGTGGCTGTGACGGCCGGCTGCCATGTGCTCGACCCCGGCGGAGCGCTTCTGGTCGGTGCCCTAGGCTCGATCATCGCCGTCTTCGGCAACCAGTTTGTCGAGGAAAAGCTGAAGGTCGACGACGCGGTCGGCGCCGTCGGCGTGCATGCCTTTGCCGGCGTGGCGGGCACGCTGGCGCTTGCCCTTCTCGCACCCGTCGACCGTCTTCCAGCCGGTGGGCGTTTCGACCAGCTCTACATCCAGATCTTCGGCTCGGCTCTCAATTTCTACTGGGCCTTCGGCCTCGGCTACGCCTTTTTCTGGACCCTCGACAAGCTGGTCCCGATCCGTGTCTCTGCCGAGGTCGAGGATGTCGGTCTCAACGTTGCCGAACACGGCACGCGCCTCGGTGTCGGCCATGTGGAGGATGCGCTGGCGAAACTGGTCTCGGGGAGCGCCGATCTCGGTGACCGGTTGACAGTCGACCCGGGTGACGAGGCGGAAAAGCTCGCCCGGCTGTTCAACGGCCTGATGGACAATATCCAGCAGCAGGAGCGCAGCCGCCAGGAACTCGAGGGGCAGGTGCGCGACCAGGAGGAATCCGAGCGGGTGTCGGCGCTCGCCAACGCCACGTTCGAGGCGATCGTCATGTATGAGAACGGCACGATCATCGACGGCAACGAGCAGCTCGAGCTGCTGACGGGCCGAGATCTGAAGACGCTCGTGGGCTCGTCCATCCTCGATCTGGTGGACGCGGAAGGGCGGCGCATGCTGCTGGACGATCCGAACCCGGCGCCGAATGTCTCCCGTGAGCTCCACATCGTGCGGCCGGACGGACAACGAATTCCGATCGAGGCGAGAGGCCGCAACATCGAATATCGCGGTCGCCACATCCGCATCGGTTGTCTCGTCGATCTCAGGGAGCGCAAGGCCGTCGAAGGACGCATGCGCCATCTCGCGGAGCATGATCCGTTGACAGGCCTGGCCAACCGCGCACTTTTTACCGAGACGCTGTCAGCCCAGGTCGACCGCCCCAATCGTGATTGGGGTTGTGGTGTCCTGCTCGTCGATCTCGACCACTTCAAGGATGTCAACGATCTCTATGGCCATCCGGCTGGCGACGAGGTCATCCGCGAGACCGCCCGGCGGCTGTCGGCGGCTCTCGGATCAGCGGACATGGCTGCGCGGCTGGGTGGCGACGAATTCGCAGTCATTCTCGGCAATTGCCATTTCGAGGCACAGCTTGAGGATATGAGCCGCCGGCTGATCGATGCCTTTCGGCAGCCTTTCAATACGGGGCAGGGCGAACGCATCAAGTGCGGCATCAGCATCGGCGGCGCGCTGTTTCCCGAACATGCAACCGAGCTGGACGAATTGATCGGCCGCGCCGACGTTGCGCTCTATCATGCCAAGAAATCGGGGCGGAACACGTTTCGCGCCTATCGCAAGGGCATGGACGAATTGATTGAGAAGCGGCGCGCCCTGGAGGCCGATATCGAGCGGGGGCTGGAGCGCGGCGAATTCGAGCTCTATCTCCAGCCGCGCGTCTCGGCCCGAGACGGCGCGATCATCGGCTACGAGGCCTTGCTGCGCTGGAACCACCCGGAGCGCGGCATGGTGCAGCCTGGTGATTTCATTCCCGTGGCGGAAGTCTCCGGCAAGATCATCGGTCTTGGAGAATGGGTACTGCGCGAAGCCTGCCGGCTGGCGGTCGACCTGCCGCCGCATGTCCATCTGAGCGTCAATGTTTCACCGGTCCAGTTCCGGCACCCGGATTTTCTGGCCGGCATCGAGGCAATTCTGCAGGAGACCGCCGTCGCGCCGCAGAAGCTCGAGCTGGAGATCACCGAAAGCGTCTTGATCGACGACGACCAGAGGGCGCGTCTCATCCTCGGCCATCTGAAGACGCTGGGGGTCAAGATCGCGCTCGACGATTTCGGCACGGGCTATTCGTCGCTGAGCTATCTGAGCCGGTACCCGTTCGACGTCATCAAGATTGATCGCAGCTTCGTTTCGGCCCTGGGCGAGCAGGAGACCGCCAACGCCATCGTGCGCACCATCATCGAGCTCGGTAACGGGCTTGGCATGCGTGTCGTGGCGGAGGGTGTGGAAACCGTGGAACAGGCTAGCTACCTGAGTGCTGCCGGTTGCGACGAGCTGCAGGGCTATCTGCTCGGTCGACCGCAGCCGGTGGTCGAAATCGCTCGTGAAATCAGTGAGACGGTCGTCATCGAGCTGAGGCGGATCGCGCGGCGCACAGTCCATCGGGACAAGCGCCCGCCCCATGCGGGGAACGAGACAGCGCTTGCCCTGGCGGCAAACGGCAACTGAAGGTGCTTGCCGTTTGCAAAGGCGAGTGCGGCCGGTTTGCCGCGCTCGTTGGTCATGGAAACGGGAGAGCTAAGGATCAGGCGGCCTCGGCCAGTTCCACGACCTTGGCCTGTGCAGCCGCGACGGCCTTTTCGGCTGCTTCCGGGCCGTAGGCCAAGCCTTCGACATAGACCGTTTCGACAAGATCAATGCCGAGGAAGCCGAGGACCGTCTTGAGGTAAGGCACCGCGTGGTTCATCGGCGCACCGGGACCGGAGGAATAGACGCCGCCGGCGGCCAGTACGAGATAGGCCTTCTTGCCCTTGGCAAGACCGACCGGACCGTTTTCAGTATAAGTGAAGGTGAGGCCGGCACGAGCGACGTGGTCGATCCAACTCTTCAGCGACGAATAGATGTTGAAATTGATCAGGCCGGTGCCGATGACGATCGTGTCTGCGGCCAGGAGTTCGGCAACGAGCGCGTCGGACAGGACAACGGATTCGGTTTCTTCGGCGGTGCGGGCATCGGCCGGCTTGCGGATGGCGGCGGTGAAGATGCCGTCGACATGGTCGAGCTGGGTCTCGACAAGATCACGGCGGACCAGCGCGCCACCGGTCTGCGCTGCGAATTTCTCGGCGAGCTGGGATGCAATCGAGTTCGAGAGGGAGTCAGAGCCGCGTGGGCTGGAAGTGACGAGAAGGATGGACGACATGGCAGTTCCTCGGATGTTGGAGGGCCCTTGGGAGCAGGCCTGCCATGCATGTAATCCTGCGCACCTATCGATGAAACTGTGATAATGTAGATCGGTCTTATCGAACAATTGGATGGATGCTCGAAAGCCATGGATGCCAACCCCACCCTCGACCAGCTTCAGGTCTTTCTCGCAGTGGCCGATGCCGGCAGCTTTTCGGCCGCCGCCCGCCTGCTCAACCGGGCGCAATCCGTGGTGAGCTACACGATCGGAAACCTGGAGAGCCAGCTCGGCGTATCACTCTTCGAACGGACCGGCACGCGCCAGCCAAGGCTGACCGAGGAGGGCAGGGCGATGCTGACCGATGCGCGCCGGATCGTTGGCGACCTGCAGGTGATGCGCGCCAAGGCACGCAGCATGCGTCAGGGCCTGGAGGCCGAACTGTCGATCGCGATCAGCGTGCTCGTGCCGATGCCGGCGGTGCTTGCGGTGCTCCGGGAATTCCAGACCGAGTTTCCCTCCGTCTCCCTCAGGCTTGAAGTGGGGGAGCTCGGCCGGCTTGTGGAACTGGTCCTGAGTGGTCGGGCGACAATCGGCATCGGTGGCGCGCCCCTACGTCAGGACGATACACTGGTCGCCGACCGCATCGGCCACAGCTTTTTGCTGCCGGCCGCCGCAGCCGACCACCCGCTGGCGGCCCGCAAGGTCAAGCTGTCGCTGCGGGACGTGCGGGAGGAAACGCAGATCGTCGTCAGCGATGCCTCGGACCTGACCCAGGGGCGAGACTTCAACGTCCTCTCTTTCAAGACCTGGCGGGTGAGCGACATGGCGACGAAGCACCAGCTCATTCGCGGCGGCCTGGGCTGGGGCGGGCTGCCGGTCTCGATCATCCACGAGGACCTGGCGCAAGGCCGGATCGTGCATCTCGACCTGCCGGCCTATGAGCAAGGGGCGTACAACCTCCATGCCATCCGCAGGGCCGACAATCCTCCGGGACCCGCCGGCCTC
This DNA window, taken from Peteryoungia algae, encodes the following:
- a CDS encoding ABC transporter substrate-binding protein → MISRRLFSAAFLAAGLMAGVTLPVVEAHAETAIKFTLDWKYEGPAAGFLLALDKGYFAAEGLDVTIDSGNGSVEAIPRVATGAYQMGFGDINSVIKFLDEDPTQKVKAIMMVYEKPVFAVVGRKSLGVTEDPKSLEGKKLGAPPPDGAFAQWPAFKQAAGIDDSGITIESIGFPVREPMLAKGDVDAVFGFAFSVILNLKAQGIAADDIATILMADNGLNLYGNSVLVNTDFATENPEAVKGFLKALTKGFVDAVANPEEGVAAVLKRNETLNPEIEKERLDMANAMNIKTPYVVENGMGTVDMERLAASIETLKVSMGLKGNVTAEQVFDASFLPAKEERMLP
- a CDS encoding ABC transporter ATP-binding protein; translated protein: MSHLVSIDNVDMRYGGADGTLAVSGLTLRVDKGEFAAVVGPSGCGKSTLMKLVTGLHIPQSGVVIVAGQQVTKPVSIVGMAFQNPTMLPWRTTLENILLPLEIVERHRHRLRANKKEYIEKAENLLEIVGLKGVGSKFPWQLSGGMQQRANLCRALIHEPELLMLDEPFGALDAFTREELWCVIRDLHAAQGVTIVLVTHDLREAVFLADRIFVMSARPGKVVKEHTVPFARPRDIELTYDNAFNDMVHVLHGEIAKARVVA
- a CDS encoding ABC transporter permease, translating into MSVTIETAPTRPVVKPLMQRINWVRAAPLLYTLGLFIVWELSVIVFALPQTLLPAPTRVFEAIIQYWSPIWKNSLQTLYTTTLGFLIAVVAGLGLGLFIGWSKTIYAGLYPLMIGFNAIPKVALVPILVIWFGIGTVPAVLTAFLISFFPIVVNVATGLATIEPETEDVLRALGARKMDIMLKVGIPRSMPYFFGSLKIAITLAFVGSVVSETVASNYGLGNMMSSAQSQFNVPLVFAGLLMLAVEGIAMYALMAFIEKRMTGWAHRSTMAN
- a CDS encoding TrkH family potassium uptake protein produces the protein MNTNLLRSVVYIAALCGLYLSTAMLIPAMVDLYYGDAHWSVFTVSAAMVGGLSVTAAMATRGPPPAFSKRMGFLLVNVLWATFSLIGAIPIFFSELELTFAQALFESVSAITTTGSTVLVGLDDMAPGLLVWRSLLQWLGGIGIVALGLFVLPFLRVGGVSFFKMESSDIGDKPFARIATFTRAFVAIYVAITLICMIAYDVFGMSHFDALNHALTTIATGGFSTHDASFGYFNSYALRWIATFFMTVCSLPFSILIVFFIKGRLDALRDPQILVFLGYLAAFAIAAALYNHLRNGVDLPLALSHSFFNFSSILSTTGYASEDYTLWGPFAVAAAFFATFMGGCSGSTAGGIKAYRFVILFNIILTGMKKLIYPNAVYSVRYGHQIVDADTQRAVFLFFSAYTFIWVVGSLAMALAGYEFATASSAVITALSNVGPGIGPLIGPAGNFAMMADPELYILSLAMLLGRLEVLTVMVLLVPIFWRS
- the ilvA gene encoding threonine ammonia-lyase, which gives rise to MRGLFPETPLQLNDHLSARYGANVYLKREDLTPVRSYKIRGAFNFFRKIVADSPSGTTFVCASAGNHAQGFAYVCRHFGVEGVVFMPVTTPQQKIDKTRIFGGEFITIRLVGDIFDQCYAAARDHVEAIGGHMVPPFDHPDIIEGQATVAAEVMQQLPDGVAPDLVVMPVGGGGLSSGMTGYMAGRVSPEAMIFCEPAGAPSLKKSLEAGKVVTLPKVDNFVDGAAVARIGDHNFEALKSFRPDQVLIVPENAICVTMTDMLNVEGVVLEPAGALALAALDLLPRVALSGRTIVAVVSGGNFDFERLPDVKERAMRYAGLKKYFILRLPQRPGALRDFLNLLGPEDDIARFEYLKKSARNFGSILIGIETGKRENFAALFERFDQAGLGFEDITENEILANLII
- a CDS encoding alpha/beta hydrolase — protein: MRSFMGITLAFIAVAVATLIAVYRMPPALALEGKARPAADTSPEEVESQIAEDEGKVGVIRKGLAKQIVWADPARRGKTPVSIIYVHGFSASPAEVRPLPDLVAKALGANLFFTRLVGHGLDDPDALGLATIEDWTGDVGEALAVGRLLGEQVVVISTSTGASLVTWALARPSLSDQVAAAVFLSPNYGVQASGSFLLSGPFGTRLARLLLGERRSFEPVSPLNAHNWTTDYPVAALIPMAQSVRLATHSPVEAIHIPALFIQSPEDKVVRPDRTAAVAARWGGPHHLIDPGPTGDANNHVIAGDTYSPETTEPIARTILDWLGQQGIR
- a CDS encoding HlyU family transcriptional regulator, with protein sequence MSILSSILSVFTGGASSESPAKPMAEPQTYKDCVIHAEPLREGSQYRLAGRIVQTVDGRVLERKFIRADVFTSLDDALDCTFRKAHQIIDQNGPALFGDGEESRIV